One stretch of Paramormyrops kingsleyae isolate MSU_618 chromosome 4, PKINGS_0.4, whole genome shotgun sequence DNA includes these proteins:
- the slc22a13a gene encoding solute carrier family 22 member 13, which produces MADFSEILLVIGDFGLFQKLLLVALCFPAMMMPFQNYSLIFTHAGFPRHCNTDWILKVSPNLTREEQLNLTVPRKPDGSLQSCEMFMPVDWDIEDIRQYGLNQTTSCLHGWQFDTSVFKTTVVSDFELVCDRASFLGIAQTIGLSGILFGSLIFGPLAKSLGRKRATQISLIIMAVFTLTTGFAPTFYGYLMIQFIVGFSYGGYRVNSLILATEWIGVTKRSLPSCISQVVNSLAQCIVAGVGYAIRDWRTVQLILTSPLLLVLFYVWLIPESARWLHDCGETEEAEKLIRKAAAVNKRPVPDNILGKINIERRGNRGEIKDLIASPHLRKSLLVISFAWFSLNLSYSCLTLNVGNFGLDIFLTQLIFGLTEIPGHILCIWLVEIMGRKHSFTVTILIGATLCLLIVAVPLDKPHIITALATSGRVCTTWAVTICTVYVQELFPTSLRQAAMGLASIAPRVGGLLSPMLNLLGMYYSNIPILVFGGLTLVSGILSCLLPETRGKDLPDHSEEMDRRRDTNDTQINETCDDVKSTKL; this is translated from the exons ATGGCAGACTTCAGCGAGATTCTGCTTGTCATCGGCGATTTCGGACTGTTCCAGAAGCTGCTGCTGGTGGCGTTATGTTTCCCGGCAATGATGATGCCTTTTCAAAACTACAGCCTGATCTTCACGCACGCCGGCTTCCCGCGCCATTGCAACACGGACTGGATCCTCAAAGTGAGCCCCAACCTCACCAGAGAGGAACAGCTGAACCTCACGGTGCCCAGGAAGCCAGATGGATCTCTGCAGAGCTGCGAGATGTTCATGCCGGTGGATTGGGACATCGAGGACATCAGACAGTACGGCCTCAATCAGACCACCTCGTGTTTGCATGGGTGGCAGTTTGACACCTCTGTGTTTAAGACCACGGTGGTCTCGGAT TTTGAACTGGTCTGTGATAGGGCCAGCTTCTTAGGAATTGCCCAGACCATTGGTCTGTCCGGCATCCTGTTTGGCTCACTCATTTTTGGTCCTCTGGCTAAATC GCTCGGGAGAAAACGAGCAACTCAGATATCGCTGATCATCATGGCTGTCTTCACCTTGACCACAGGATTTGCCCCGACATTTTATGGCTATTTGATGATCCAGTTCATTGTGGGGTTTTCTTATGGAGGCTACCGTGTGAACAGCCTCATACTTG CAACAGAGTGGATTGGGGTGACAAAGCGATCATTACCCTCATGCATCAGTCAGGTCGTCAATAGCCTGGCACAGTGCATCGTAGCTGGGGTTGGTTACGCCATCCGTGACTGGCGAACTGTCCAGCTGATCCTCACCTCTCCTCTGCTTCTTGTCCTCTTCTACGTTTG GCTGATCCCGGAGTCAGCGAGATGGCTCCACGATTGTGGAGAAACCGAGGAGGCGGAGAAGCTGATTCGCAAGGCGGCGGCTGTCAATAAGCGTCCGGTCCCGGACAATATCCTGGGCAAG ATCAACATAGAGAGAAGAGGAAACAGAGGAGAAATAAAAGATCTCATTGCTTCCCCTCATCTGAGAAAATCTCTCTTAGTAATTTCATTTGCGTG GTTCTCTCTAAACCTCTCGTACAGCTGTTTGACGTTAAACGTTGGAAACTTCGGGCTGGACATCTTTCTGACGCAGCTCATCTTCGGACTGACTGAGATACCCGGTCACATCCTGTGCATCTGGCTGGTGGAGATCATGGGCAGGAAACATTCTTTCACAGTCACTATCCTCATTGGTGCAACCCTCTGCCTACTGATAGTGGCTGTTCCTCTAG ACAAGCCGCATATAATCACTGCCCTCGCCACTTCCGGGAGGGTCTGTACCACTTGGGCTGTCACCATCTGTACTGTCTACGTCCAAGAGCTCTTCCCCACTTCTCTCcg TCAGGCAGCCATGGGTCTGGCTTCCATAGCCCCCAGGGTGGGTGGACTGCTCTCCCCCATGCTCAACCTGCTGGGCATGTACTACAGCAACATCCCCATTCTGGTCTTTGGTGGCCTGACTCTGGTCAGCGGGatcttgtcctgcctgctgcctgaGACTCGAGGGAAGGATCTGCCTGACCATTCCGAGGAGATGGACAGGAGACG GGACACAAATGACACACAGATAAATGAGACTTGTGACGATGTAAAATCTACCAAACTCTAA